The Microbacterium limosum genome contains a region encoding:
- the rplO gene encoding 50S ribosomal protein L15, whose translation MAENDKAAAEAAAPATKPAAKKAPAKADKAPAQATTRPGVLKVHHLRPVPGANTAKTRVGRGEGSKGKTAGRGTKGTKARNTVRVGFEGGQMPLHMRTPKLRGFKNPFRVEYQVVNLAKLAELYPSGGDVTVADLVAKGAVRKNEKVKVLGDGDIAVKLTVTVDKVSGSAEQKIVAAGGSVK comes from the coding sequence ATGGCTGAGAACGACAAGGCTGCGGCCGAGGCGGCTGCGCCCGCCACGAAGCCGGCGGCGAAGAAGGCCCCCGCCAAGGCCGACAAGGCACCCGCCCAGGCCACGACGCGTCCCGGTGTGCTGAAGGTGCACCACCTGCGTCCGGTGCCCGGAGCCAACACCGCCAAGACCCGCGTGGGTCGTGGAGAGGGCTCGAAGGGCAAGACCGCCGGTCGCGGCACGAAGGGCACGAAGGCCCGCAACACCGTGCGCGTCGGGTTCGAGGGCGGGCAGATGCCGCTGCACATGCGCACCCCGAAGCTGCGCGGGTTCAAGAACCCGTTCCGCGTCGAGTACCAGGTGGTCAACCTCGCCAAGCTCGCGGAGCTCTACCCGAGTGGCGGCGACGTGACCGTGGCCGACCTCGTCGCCAAGGGCGCCGTTCGCAAGAACGAGAAGGTCAAGGTGCTGGGCGACGGCGACATCGCCGTCAAGCTCACCGTGACGGTCGACAAGGTCTCCGGCTCCGCCGAGCAGAAGATCGTCGCCGCGGGCGGCAGCGTCAAGTAA
- the rpmD gene encoding 50S ribosomal protein L30, whose translation MAARLKVTQVKSKVSEKQNQRDTLRSLGLKRIGDTVVRPDDAQTRGYVKTVAHLVKVEEID comes from the coding sequence ATGGCTGCGCGTCTGAAGGTCACGCAGGTCAAGTCCAAGGTGAGCGAGAAGCAGAACCAGCGCGACACGCTGCGGAGCCTCGGCCTCAAGCGGATCGGCGACACGGTTGTCCGTCCCGATGACGCCCAGACCCGCGGCTACGTCAAGACTGTCGCCCACCTCGTGAAGGTTGAGGAGATCGACTGA
- the rpsE gene encoding 30S ribosomal protein S5 has protein sequence MSTDNKENNVSATTEAPATTDAPTEREREPRRGGRERNPNRDRGSRDRNESQFLERVVTINRVSKVVKGGRRFSFTALVVVGDGNGLVGVGYGKAREVPLAISKGVEEAKRNFFRVPRVGVTIPHPVQGEAAAGVVLLRPATAGTGVIAGGPVRAVLECAGIHDVLSKSLGSSNTINIVHATVAALKQLEEPRAVAARRGLDFDQVAPARLVRAEAEAVAAAKAGA, from the coding sequence GTGAGCACCGACAACAAGGAGAACAACGTGTCCGCCACCACCGAGGCGCCCGCCACCACGGACGCGCCCACGGAGCGTGAGCGCGAGCCCCGCCGCGGCGGCCGCGAGCGCAACCCGAACCGCGACCGCGGTTCGCGTGACCGCAACGAGAGCCAGTTCCTCGAGCGCGTCGTCACGATCAACCGCGTGTCGAAGGTCGTCAAGGGCGGTCGTCGCTTCAGCTTCACGGCGCTCGTCGTCGTCGGCGACGGCAACGGTCTCGTCGGCGTCGGCTACGGCAAGGCGCGCGAGGTCCCCCTGGCGATCTCCAAGGGTGTCGAAGAGGCCAAGCGCAACTTCTTCCGCGTGCCCCGCGTCGGCGTGACGATCCCGCACCCCGTGCAGGGTGAGGCGGCCGCCGGCGTCGTGCTCCTGCGTCCGGCGACCGCCGGTACCGGTGTTATCGCCGGTGGCCCCGTGCGCGCCGTGCTCGAATGCGCCGGCATCCACGACGTGCTGTCGAAGTCGCTCGGCTCGTCGAACACGATCAACATCGTCCACGCGACCGTCGCGGCGCTGAAGCAGCTCGAAGAGCCGCGCGCCGTGGCCGCCCGCCGTGGTCTCGACTTCGACCAGGTCGCCCCCGCGCGCCTGGTGCGGGCCGAGGCCGAGGCCGTCGCCGCTGCGAAGGCAGGTGCATGA
- the rplR gene encoding 50S ribosomal protein L18, whose product MAVTSKSVARSRRHARLRKKIVGTTERPRLVVNRSSRHVFVQLVDDSKGHTVASASTLEVDLRSLEADKTAKARKVGELVAERAKAAGISEAVFDRGGNRYAGRVAAIADGAREGGLNL is encoded by the coding sequence ATGGCTGTGACGTCGAAGTCCGTCGCGCGCTCGCGCCGCCACGCCCGTCTTCGCAAGAAGATCGTCGGCACCACCGAGCGTCCGCGCCTGGTCGTGAACCGCTCGTCCCGCCACGTGTTCGTGCAGCTCGTGGACGACAGCAAGGGCCACACCGTGGCATCCGCCTCGACGCTCGAGGTCGACCTGCGCTCCCTCGAGGCCGACAAGACGGCCAAGGCGCGCAAGGTCGGCGAGCTCGTCGCCGAGCGCGCGAAGGCCGCCGGAATCAGTGAGGCCGTCTTCGACCGGGGTGGCAACCGCTACGCCGGCCGTGTCGCCGCGATCGCGGACGGCGCGCGAGAGGGCGGGCTGAACCTGTGA
- the rplF gene encoding 50S ribosomal protein L6, which produces MSRIGRLPIDIPAGVTVEVSGRDVQVKGPKGELSIQIARPIEVAVQENQILVTRPDDERESRSLHGLTRTLINNNIIGVTQGYTKGLEVVGTGYRVAQKGGSVEFALGFSHPVLVEPPAGITLTVEGNNKVTVSGIDKQAVGEAAANIRKIRKPEPYKGKGIRYAGEVVRRKAGKAGK; this is translated from the coding sequence ATGTCCCGTATCGGTAGGCTTCCCATCGACATCCCCGCCGGCGTGACCGTCGAGGTCAGCGGCCGCGATGTCCAGGTCAAGGGCCCCAAGGGCGAACTGAGCATTCAGATCGCCCGCCCCATCGAGGTGGCGGTGCAGGAGAACCAGATTCTCGTGACCCGGCCCGACGACGAGCGCGAGTCGCGTTCGCTCCACGGCCTCACGCGCACCCTCATCAACAACAACATCATCGGCGTGACCCAGGGCTACACCAAGGGTCTCGAGGTCGTCGGCACCGGATACCGCGTCGCGCAGAAGGGCGGCTCCGTGGAGTTCGCGCTCGGCTTCTCGCACCCCGTGCTCGTCGAGCCGCCGGCCGGCATCACGCTCACGGTCGAGGGCAACAACAAGGTCACCGTGAGCGGCATCGACAAGCAGGCCGTCGGTGAGGCCGCCGCCAACATCCGCAAGATCCGCAAGCCCGAGCCGTACAAGGGCAAGGGCATCCGCTACGCCGGCGAGGTCGTTCGGCGTAAGGCCGGAAAGGCTGGTAAGTAA
- the rpsH gene encoding 30S ribosomal protein S8, which yields MTMTDPVADMLTRLRNANSAHHDSVSLPSSKLKTHIAEILKQEGYISDWAVADARVGQTLTLTLKYGPNRERSIAGIKRVSKPGLRVYARSTELPRVLGGLGVAILSTSSGLLTDRQAEQKGVGGEVLAYVW from the coding sequence ATGACAATGACAGACCCGGTCGCAGACATGCTGACCCGTCTGCGCAACGCGAATTCGGCGCACCACGACTCCGTGAGCCTGCCGAGCTCGAAGCTCAAGACCCACATCGCCGAGATCCTCAAGCAGGAGGGCTACATCTCCGACTGGGCCGTCGCCGACGCCCGCGTCGGTCAGACGCTGACCCTCACGCTGAAGTACGGCCCGAACCGCGAGCGGTCGATCGCCGGCATCAAGCGGGTGTCCAAGCCCGGTCTGCGCGTGTACGCACGCTCGACCGAGCTGCCCCGCGTGCTCGGCGGCCTCGGCGTCGCCATCCTGTCCACCTCCTCCGGTCTCCTCACCGACCGTCAGGCCGAGCAGAAGGGCGTGGGTGGGGAAGTCCTCGCCTACGTGTGGTGA
- the rplE gene encoding 50S ribosomal protein L5 — translation MSTSTAAPAGKIQPRLKQKYRSEIQQKLREEFGYANVHQIPGLVKVVVNTGVGEAARDSKVIDGAVDDLTKITGQKPVVTKARKSIAQFKLREGQAIGAHVTLRGDRAWEFLDRLISLALPRIRDFRGLSATQFDGHGNYTFGLQEQAVFHEIDQDKIDRVRGFDITVVTTATSDDEGRALLRHLGFPFRDPNAQA, via the coding sequence ATGTCAACGTCCACTGCCGCGCCGGCTGGCAAGATCCAGCCGCGCCTGAAGCAGAAGTATCGCTCCGAGATCCAGCAGAAGCTGCGCGAGGAGTTCGGGTACGCGAACGTCCACCAGATCCCCGGTCTGGTCAAGGTCGTCGTGAACACCGGTGTCGGCGAGGCCGCTCGTGACAGCAAGGTGATCGATGGTGCGGTCGACGACCTCACCAAGATCACCGGTCAGAAGCCCGTCGTGACGAAGGCCCGCAAGTCCATCGCGCAGTTCAAGCTGCGCGAGGGCCAGGCCATCGGCGCGCACGTCACCCTCCGCGGCGACCGCGCGTGGGAGTTCCTCGACCGCCTCATCTCGCTGGCGCTGCCCCGCATCCGCGACTTCCGCGGTCTGTCGGCCACGCAGTTCGACGGCCACGGCAACTACACGTTCGGTCTGCAGGAGCAGGCGGTCTTCCACGAGATCGACCAGGACAAGATCGATCGCGTCCGCGGCTTCGACATCACGGTCGTGACGACCGCGACGTCGGATGACGAGGGTCGTGCTCTGCTGCGTCACCTCGGCTTCCCGTTCCGCGACCCGAACGCCCAGGCCTGA
- the rplX gene encoding 50S ribosomal protein L24 → MAKIKKGDLVQVISGAKPERGGDRGKQGKVLEVVPGTNRVVVEGVNYVTKHTRVGQSQRGTKTGGIETVEAPIHISNVAIVDPETKKPTRVGHRVEEVVKNGEKRTVRVRYAKKSGKDL, encoded by the coding sequence ATGGCGAAGATCAAGAAGGGTGACCTCGTTCAGGTCATCTCGGGCGCCAAGCCCGAACGCGGCGGCGACCGCGGCAAGCAGGGGAAGGTCCTCGAGGTCGTTCCCGGCACCAACCGCGTCGTGGTGGAGGGCGTGAACTACGTCACCAAGCACACGCGCGTCGGCCAGTCGCAGCGCGGAACCAAGACCGGTGGAATCGAGACCGTCGAGGCCCCGATCCACATCTCCAACGTCGCGATCGTCGACCCCGAGACGAAGAAGCCGACCCGCGTCGGCCACCGCGTCGAGGAGGTCGTGAAGAACGGCGAGAAGCGCACCGTGCGCGTCCGCTACGCGAAGAAGTCAGGTAAGGACCTCTGA
- the rplN gene encoding 50S ribosomal protein L14: protein MIQNESRLKVADNSGAKELLTIRVLGGSNRRYAGLGDVIVATVKDAIPGGNVKKGDVVKAVVVRTVKQTRRSDGSYIKFDENAAVILKNDGEPRGTRIFGPVGRELRDKRFMKIVSLAPEVL from the coding sequence ATGATTCAGAACGAATCCCGCCTCAAGGTCGCCGACAACAGCGGCGCCAAGGAGCTGCTCACGATCCGCGTGCTCGGCGGCTCCAACCGTCGCTACGCCGGCCTCGGCGACGTCATCGTCGCCACGGTCAAGGACGCGATCCCCGGCGGCAACGTCAAGAAGGGCGATGTCGTCAAGGCGGTCGTCGTGCGCACCGTCAAGCAGACGCGTCGCTCGGACGGCTCCTACATCAAGTTCGATGAGAACGCCGCCGTCATCCTGAAGAACGACGGGGAGCCCCGCGGCACCCGCATCTTCGGACCGGTCGGCCGTGAGCTGCGAGACAAGCGATTCATGAAGATCGTCTCGCTCGCCCCGGAGGTGCTGTAA
- the rpsQ gene encoding 30S ribosomal protein S17 has translation MATTKKADTAAEQVAGHEHAEHDVRDAGARGYRKSRRGYVVSDKMDKTIVVEVEDRVKHPLYGKVIRRTSKVKAHDEGNTAGIGDLVLINETRPLSATKRWRLVEILEKAK, from the coding sequence ATGGCCACCACGAAGAAGGCCGACACCGCCGCAGAGCAGGTCGCGGGTCACGAGCACGCCGAGCACGACGTCCGTGACGCCGGCGCCCGCGGGTACCGCAAGTCCCGCCGCGGCTATGTCGTCAGCGACAAGATGGACAAGACGATCGTCGTCGAGGTCGAGGACCGCGTGAAGCACCCCCTCTACGGCAAGGTCATCCGTCGCACCTCCAAGGTCAAGGCGCACGACGAGGGCAACACCGCCGGCATCGGCGACCTCGTCCTCATCAACGAGACCCGCCCGCTGAGCGCGACCAAGCGCTGGCGCCTGGTGGAGATCCTCGAGAAGGCGAAGTAA
- the rpmC gene encoding 50S ribosomal protein L29: MAIGTKELAPAELDTFEDQRLVEELRKAKEELFNLRFQSATGQLESHGRIRAVKRDIARLYTVIRERELGIRATPAPAETATKAKKSKAKKSEDDSATAEGEAE; this comes from the coding sequence ATGGCGATCGGCACCAAGGAGCTCGCCCCGGCAGAGCTCGACACGTTCGAAGACCAGCGCCTCGTCGAGGAGCTGCGCAAGGCCAAGGAAGAGCTGTTCAACCTGCGCTTCCAGTCGGCCACCGGCCAGCTCGAGAGCCACGGCCGCATCCGCGCCGTCAAGCGCGACATCGCGCGGCTCTACACCGTCATCCGTGAGCGCGAGCTGGGCATCCGTGCCACGCCCGCTCCCGCGGAGACGGCGACGAAGGCCAAGAAGAGCAAGGCGAAGAAGTCCGAGGACGACTCGGCCACCGCCGAAGGAGAGGCTGAGTGA
- the rplP gene encoding 50S ribosomal protein L16 has product MLIPRKVKYRKQHHPKRDGQATGGTKVSFGEFGIQALTPAYVTNRQIESARIAMTRHIKRGGKVWINIYPDRPLTKKPAETRMGSGKGSPEWWVANVKPGRVLFEVAGVNEQLAREALTRAIHKLPLKARIIKREEGDA; this is encoded by the coding sequence ATGCTCATCCCCCGCAAGGTCAAGTACCGCAAGCAGCACCACCCCAAGCGGGACGGGCAGGCGACCGGTGGCACGAAGGTGTCGTTCGGCGAGTTCGGCATCCAGGCCCTCACGCCCGCGTACGTCACCAACCGCCAGATCGAGTCGGCGCGTATCGCGATGACCCGTCACATCAAGCGTGGCGGGAAGGTGTGGATCAACATCTACCCCGACCGTCCGCTCACGAAGAAGCCCGCCGAGACCCGCATGGGTTCCGGTAAGGGCTCCCCCGAGTGGTGGGTCGCCAACGTCAAGCCGGGTCGCGTCCTCTTCGAGGTCGCCGGTGTCAACGAGCAACTCGCTCGCGAGGCCCTGACCCGTGCCATTCACAAGCTGCCCCTGAAGGCACGCATCATCAAGCGCGAGGAGGGCGACGCGTAA
- the rpsC gene encoding 30S ribosomal protein S3, whose product MGQKVNPYGFRLGITTDHVSRWFSDSTKPGQRYADYVAEDIKIRKMLQTSLDRAGVSNIEIERTRDRVRVDIHTARPGIVIGRRGAEAERIRADLEKLTGKQIQLNILEVKNPEADAQLVAQGVAEQLSARVAFRRAMRKGLQGAQRAGAKGVRIQVSGRLGGAEMSRSEFYREGRVPLHTLRANIDYGFYEAKTTFGRIGVKVWIYKGDLTNKELAREQANAPKSRGRDDRGDRRRGPRSEAPVAEGVSA is encoded by the coding sequence ATGGGACAGAAGGTAAACCCGTACGGCTTCCGCCTCGGCATCACGACCGATCACGTCTCGCGGTGGTTCTCGGACTCGACGAAGCCGGGTCAGCGTTACGCCGACTACGTCGCCGAGGACATCAAGATCCGCAAGATGCTGCAGACCTCGCTCGACCGTGCGGGCGTCAGCAACATCGAGATCGAGCGCACGCGTGACCGCGTCCGCGTCGACATCCACACCGCCCGCCCCGGCATCGTGATCGGCCGCCGCGGCGCCGAGGCCGAGCGCATCCGCGCCGACCTCGAGAAGCTCACCGGCAAGCAGATCCAGCTGAACATCCTCGAGGTGAAGAACCCCGAGGCCGACGCCCAGCTCGTCGCGCAGGGTGTCGCCGAGCAGCTCTCCGCACGCGTGGCGTTCCGACGCGCGATGCGCAAGGGGCTGCAGGGCGCGCAGCGCGCCGGCGCCAAGGGTGTCCGCATCCAGGTGTCGGGCCGCCTCGGCGGTGCCGAGATGAGCCGCTCGGAGTTCTACCGCGAGGGTCGTGTGCCGCTGCACACGCTGCGCGCGAACATCGACTACGGCTTCTACGAGGCCAAGACGACCTTCGGCCGCATCGGCGTGAAGGTCTGGATCTACAAGGGCGACCTCACCAACAAGGAGCTCGCACGCGAGCAGGCCAACGCGCCCAAGTCGCGCGGTCGTGATGACCGCGGCGACCGTCGCCGTGGCCCCCGCAGCGAGGCGCCCGTCGCAGAAGGAGTGTCGGCGTAA
- the rplV gene encoding 50S ribosomal protein L22, whose protein sequence is MVESIARVRHIRVTPQKARRVVALIKGKQAEEALAILKFAPQGASEPIYKLVASAIANARVKADKDGEYFDEQGLFVKNAYVDEGTTLKRFQPRAQGRAFQIKKRTSHITVVLSTPEVADAAAAPTKKASK, encoded by the coding sequence ATGGTGGAGTCCATCGCCCGCGTGCGACACATCCGCGTGACCCCTCAGAAGGCTCGTCGCGTCGTCGCGCTCATCAAGGGCAAGCAGGCCGAAGAGGCCCTCGCGATCCTGAAGTTCGCACCGCAGGGTGCGAGCGAGCCGATCTACAAGCTCGTCGCGTCGGCCATCGCCAACGCACGGGTCAAGGCCGACAAGGACGGCGAGTACTTCGACGAGCAGGGTCTGTTCGTCAAGAACGCCTACGTCGACGAGGGCACGACGCTCAAGCGTTTCCAGCCCCGCGCCCAGGGCCGCGCGTTCCAGATCAAAAAGCGCACGAGCCACATCACGGTCGTCCTGTCGACCCCCGAGGTCGCTGACGCGGCCGCCGCCCCGACCAAGAAGGCGAGCAAGTAA
- the rpsS gene encoding 30S ribosomal protein S19 produces MPRSLKKGPFVDEHLLRKVAAQNESGSKNVIKTWSRRSMIVPAMLGHTIAVHDGRKHIPVFVTETMVGHKLGEFAPTRTFRGHEKDDKKGRRR; encoded by the coding sequence ATGCCACGCAGTCTCAAAAAGGGCCCCTTCGTCGACGAGCACCTGCTTCGCAAGGTCGCCGCTCAGAACGAGTCGGGTTCGAAGAACGTCATCAAGACCTGGTCGCGCCGGTCGATGATCGTGCCGGCCATGCTCGGCCACACGATCGCCGTCCACGACGGTCGCAAGCACATCCCCGTGTTCGTGACCGAGACCATGGTCGGCCACAAGCTGGGCGAGTTCGCGCCCACCCGCACCTTCCGCGGTCACGAGAAGGACGACAAGAAGGGCCGTCGCCGCTAA
- the rplB gene encoding 50S ribosomal protein L2, whose amino-acid sequence MAIRKYKPTTPGRRGSSVADFAEITRSTPEKSLLRPLSKTGGRNNQGRITTRHIGGGHKRQYRLIDFRRNDKDGIDAKVAHIEYDPNRTARIALLHYVDGEKRYILAPNKLSQGDVVESGPNADIKPGNNLPLRNIPTGTVVHAIELRPGGGAKIARSAGASVRLVAKDGPYAQLRLPSGEIRNVDARCRATVGEVGNAEQSNINWGKAGRKRWKGVRPTVRGVAMNPVDHPHGGGEGKTSGGRHPVSPWGQAEGRTRHANKESDKLIVRRRNAGKKRK is encoded by the coding sequence ATGGCTATTCGCAAGTACAAGCCCACGACGCCCGGTCGCCGCGGCTCGTCGGTCGCCGACTTCGCCGAGATCACGCGTTCGACGCCCGAGAAGTCGCTGCTGCGTCCGCTCAGCAAGACCGGTGGTCGCAACAACCAGGGTCGCATCACGACGCGTCACATCGGTGGTGGCCACAAGCGCCAGTACCGCCTGATCGACTTCCGTCGCAACGACAAGGACGGCATCGACGCGAAGGTCGCTCACATCGAGTACGACCCCAACCGCACGGCGCGCATCGCCCTTCTGCACTACGTGGACGGCGAGAAGCGCTACATCCTGGCGCCGAACAAGCTGTCGCAGGGCGACGTCGTCGAGTCCGGCCCGAACGCCGACATCAAGCCCGGCAACAACCTGCCGCTGCGCAACATCCCCACCGGTACCGTCGTGCACGCCATCGAGCTGCGCCCCGGTGGCGGCGCGAAGATCGCGCGCTCGGCCGGTGCGTCGGTGCGTCTCGTCGCAAAGGACGGCCCCTACGCCCAGCTGCGCCTGCCCTCGGGCGAGATCCGCAACGTCGACGCGCGCTGCCGCGCGACCGTCGGCGAGGTCGGCAACGCCGAGCAGTCCAACATCAACTGGGGCAAGGCCGGCCGCAAGCGCTGGAAGGGCGTGCGCCCGACGGTCCGCGGTGTCGCGATGAACCCGGTCGACCACCCGCACGGTGGTGGTGAGGGCAAGACGTCCGGTGGACGCCACCCCGTGTCGCCGTGGGGTCAGGCCGAGGGCCGCACCCGCCACGCCAACAAGGAAAGCGACAAGCTGATCGTCCGTCGTCGCAACGCCGGCAAGAAGCGCAAGTAG
- the rplW gene encoding 50S ribosomal protein L23 codes for MSALNKDPRDIILKPVVSEKSYGLIDEGKYTFLVDPRANKTEIKFAVEKIFGVKVAAVNTANRNGKARRTRFGLGKRKDTKRAIVTLKSGTIDIFTAVG; via the coding sequence ATGAGCGCCCTGAACAAGGACCCGCGCGACATCATCCTGAAGCCGGTCGTCTCCGAGAAGAGCTACGGCCTGATCGACGAGGGCAAGTACACCTTCCTGGTGGACCCCCGCGCCAACAAGACCGAGATCAAGTTCGCGGTCGAGAAGATCTTCGGCGTCAAGGTCGCGGCGGTCAACACCGCCAACCGCAACGGCAAGGCCCGTCGCACCCGGTTCGGGCTCGGCAAGCGCAAGGACACCAAGCGCGCGATCGTGACCCTCAAGTCGGGCACCATCGACATCTTCACGGCTGTCGGCTGA
- the rplD gene encoding 50S ribosomal protein L4 — MVDSTLTLDVRGTDGKKAGSVELPASVFDVKTNIPLIHQVVVAQRAAARQGTHSTKRRGEVSGAGRKPFKQKGTGNARQGSIRAPHMTGGGIVHGPKPRDYAQRTPKKMIAAALLGALSDRARGQRLHIVESFGIEGAPSTKAAAAYLAQVAPTKNVLVVLHRDDELSIKSVRNLAYVHVLFFDQLNAYDVLVSDDIVFTKAAYDAFVASKSATEEVSA, encoded by the coding sequence ATGGTTGACTCGACTCTCACGCTCGATGTCCGTGGCACCGACGGCAAGAAGGCCGGCTCCGTGGAGCTGCCCGCCTCGGTGTTCGACGTCAAGACGAACATCCCGCTGATCCACCAGGTCGTCGTCGCGCAGCGCGCCGCGGCCCGCCAGGGCACGCACTCGACCAAGCGTCGCGGCGAGGTCTCCGGTGCCGGCCGCAAGCCCTTCAAGCAGAAGGGCACGGGTAACGCCCGTCAGGGCTCGATCCGCGCGCCGCACATGACCGGCGGTGGCATCGTCCACGGTCCGAAGCCGCGCGACTACGCGCAGCGCACCCCCAAGAAGATGATCGCGGCCGCCCTCCTGGGCGCGCTCAGCGACCGCGCCCGGGGCCAGCGCCTGCACATCGTGGAGTCCTTCGGCATCGAGGGCGCCCCCTCGACCAAGGCGGCGGCGGCGTACCTCGCGCAGGTCGCCCCCACGAAGAACGTGCTGGTCGTCCTGCACCGCGACGACGAGCTGAGCATCAAGAGCGTGCGCAACCTCGCGTACGTGCACGTGCTGTTCTTCGACCAGCTCAACGCCTACGACGTGCTCGTCTCCGACGACATCGTCTTCACCAAGGCCGCGTACGACGCCTTCGTCGCGTCGAAGTCGGCCACCGAGGAGGTCTCCGCATGA
- the rplC gene encoding 50S ribosomal protein L3, whose translation MADINNKISKGMLGTKLGMTQVWNEEGKLIPVTVIELASNVVTQVRTPEKDGYNAVQIAYGQIDPRKVNKPLTAHFEAAGVTPRRHLTEVRTADAADYSLGQELTVDGVFEAGQLVDVVGTSKGKGTAGVMKRHNFKGVSASHGAHRNHRKPGSIGASSTPSRVFKGMRMAGRMGGERVTVQNLTVHAIDAEKGLLLVKGAVPGARGRIVYVRNAVKGA comes from the coding sequence ATGGCTGACATCAACAACAAGATTTCGAAGGGCATGCTGGGCACCAAGCTCGGTATGACCCAGGTGTGGAACGAGGAGGGCAAGCTCATCCCCGTCACCGTCATCGAGCTCGCCTCGAACGTCGTGACCCAGGTGCGCACGCCCGAGAAGGACGGCTACAACGCCGTTCAGATCGCCTACGGCCAGATCGACCCCCGCAAGGTGAACAAGCCCCTGACGGCCCACTTCGAGGCCGCGGGCGTCACCCCCCGCCGTCACCTCACCGAGGTGCGCACCGCGGATGCCGCTGACTACTCACTCGGTCAGGAGCTCACGGTGGACGGCGTGTTCGAGGCCGGCCAGCTGGTCGACGTCGTCGGCACCAGCAAGGGCAAGGGCACCGCGGGTGTCATGAAGCGCCACAACTTCAAGGGCGTCTCCGCTTCGCACGGTGCGCACCGCAACCACCGCAAGCCCGGCTCGATCGGCGCCTCGTCGACCCCGAGCCGTGTCTTCAAGGGCATGCGCATGGCCGGCCGTATGGGTGGCGAGCGCGTGACCGTCCAGAACCTCACCGTGCACGCGATCGACGCCGAGAAGGGTCTGCTGCTCGTCAAGGGCGCCGTCCCCGGTGCGCGCGGTCGCATCGTGTACGTCCGCAACGCAGTGAAGGGCGCCTGA
- the rpsJ gene encoding 30S ribosomal protein S10, translating to MAGQKIRIRLKSYDHAGLDSSARKIVDTVTRAGATVVGPVPLPTEKNVVCVIRSPHKYKDSREHFEMRTHKRLIDIIDPTPKAVDSLMRLDLPADVNIEIKL from the coding sequence ATGGCGGGACAGAAGATCCGCATTCGCCTGAAGTCGTACGACCACGCGGGGCTCGACAGCTCGGCCCGCAAGATCGTCGACACCGTGACCCGTGCAGGAGCGACCGTCGTGGGCCCCGTGCCCCTTCCGACGGAGAAGAACGTGGTGTGCGTCATCCGTTCCCCCCACAAGTACAAGGACAGCCGCGAGCACTTCGAGATGCGCACCCACAAGCGTCTGATCGACATCATCGACCCGACGCCGAAGGCCGTCGACTCCCTGATGCGCCTCGATCTGCCGGCCGACGTCAACATCGAGATCAAGCTCTGA